The genomic DNA GGCACCGGCGGCTGGCTGTGGCCGGGACGCGGTCTGTTCCGCGTGCAGTCGCGCGGCGTGCACACGGCGTATGCGAGCGACTACGCCGCCGCCCCCGCGAACCGCAAGGACCTCTTCGAGGGCACCGTCAACGTGCACTGGAAGGTCGGCGTCGCGCTGCGCGCCAAGAACGGCGATGCCGGTTACTCCGCCCGTGCCGGTGACACCGTCGTGCACCTCGCCACGACGGGATCGATGACGACTCTCGGGGTCGGCGCTCTCGTCAACATCAGAGCAGCCAACTCGATCAAGTTCTACGAAGAGCAGGAGGCGGTGCAGGCCACGCATCCGCTGCAGAACCTGCACATGCGCCAGCAGATCTTCCGCATCGTCGCGAGCGACTCCACCGCCCGCACCATCACGCTCGACAAGCCGCTCGAATACGACGTTCCGGTGAACTCGACCTCCGACGGATCGGCCGGTATCGGCGGCAAGGTCTATGCCTCGAAGGCATCGCCGATCGTCGATCCCGTCGTCGGCGTCGGAATCGAGTCGCTCGCCTTCACCCAGGTGATCGAGGGGGCGGATGCCGCAGACGCGAAGAACAACTACGGCAACCTTGCTCCCGACCAGGCGATGCACGGCATCGTGTTCAAGTGGGCTGCCGACTCGTGGGTGCGCGGCATCCGCGCGGAGATGACCGGATCGCATCCGATCGTCACCGAAGAGGCGAAGAACCTGCAGATCGTCGACAACAAGCTCGACGGCTCGTGGAACAAGGGCAAGGGCGGCAACGGCTACTTCCGTGGTTCGCGCGTCTGGGACTCGCTCTACGCCGACAACATCTCTCGCAACCTCCGCCACTTCACGTTCCAGTGGGCGGCATCGGGCAACGTCGTGATCGGCAACGATTTCGACTCCGACCTGAACCTGCACGGCGGGTGGGAGCGCAACAACCTCTTCGAGCTCAACAAGGTCACCGTGCCCTATGCGCACCGTTCCGGAAACTGCAGCTCCAACTGCGGTGAGGAAGGCGGCGGCGGGCCGGACGACTCGAACTGGTTCCCGATCTGGTGGGGTGCCGGCCAGAAGGCGGTGAAGTGGTCTGGTTCGTCCGGGCCGATGAACGTCTTCTTCAACAACGACATGAGCAAGCAGCTGGGTGACGACGCGGCGGCCTACACGCCTTATCTGCCCGACCGGCACCGTATTCTCCAGTTCGGTTGGAACGGCACCGGCTGGCACCACCTCGATCAAGGCGGCACCCCGATCACCGACTGGGCGTCTCGCGAGACGCTGGACTACGGAGATGGGCACGGCGTGCATGACGAGTTGACGGATGCTGGGGACTCGCTGTTCCTCAAGTCCGTCACGGGAGGCGGTGGCGGAACGCCAACAGCCACGCCGACGCCGACGCCGACCACGACACCCACGCCGACACCGACACCGACACCGACACCGACACCGACACCGACACCGACACCGACACCGACACCGACACCGACGTCGAACCCGACGGAGACCCTCATCTCGCAGGGGAAGCCGGTCACGGCATCCTCCGTGGAGACCTCCGAGTTCCCCGCGTCCCATGCCGTCGATGGCTCCATGACCACGCGCTGGGCGAGCACGGAAGGCGTCGACCCGCAGTGGATCACAGTCGACCTCGGCACCGGGGCCAAGGTCTCGAAGGTCGTCCTGAAATGGGAGGCCGCCTACGCGTCGAAATACCGTGTGGAGATGTCCACCGACGGCTCGACCTGGACGCCTCTGAAGACGGAGACCGCAGGCAACGGCGGCACGGACGAGTTCACGGGCTTGGCCGGCACGGGCCGGTACCTCCGCGTATTCGGCACCGCGCGCGGCACCACCTACGGCTACTCGCTGTGGGAGCTGCAGGTCTACGGCACGGCAGGAACACCGGGCGGCCCCGTCGACCCGGGCCCCGGTAGCGGTGACATCGTCGATGTCGACACCGCCGCCGAGCTCAGTGCCGCTCTGACTGCGGCCGAGCCAGGGCAGACGATCCGACTCGCGGCCGGCACGTACCGCGGCAGCTTCATCGCCACCGACTCCGGTACGGCGGCCAAGCCGATCACTCTCACGGGTCCGCGCAGCGCGATCATCATCAACAACGGCACGTCCGGGACGCTGTCCGGATGCCCGCAGCCGACATCCGGTTGGAACTCCGGCTACGGACTCTGGCTGTTCGGTGCGTCGTACTGGAACGTGAAGGGCGTCACGGTCGCGGAGTCGAAGAAGGGGATCGTGCTCGACACGGCCACCCACGTCAGCATCGACGGCGTGCTCGTGCGAGACATCGAGGAGGAAGGCGTGCACTTCCGTCGTTCCTCGGCCGACGGGACCATCCGGAACTCGGAGATCACCCGCGTCGGATTGGTCAAGCCCGGCTACGGCGAGGGCGTTTACCTCGGTTCCGCGAACTCGAACTTCGACTGCTACGGAGATTCCAGCGGGCGAGACCGCTCTGACCGTGTGCAGGTTCTCGACAACACGTTCGGGCCCGGCATCGCCGCTGAGCACATCGACATCAAGGAAGGCACCGAGGGCGGCGTCATCCGAGGGAACAAGTTCGACGGCAAGGGCATCTCCGGCGAGAACTCGGCCGATTCCTGGATCGACGTGAAGGGCAACGGCTACCTCATCGAGAACAACACCGGCACCTTCTCCTCGCCGGGCACCTTCGTCAACGGCTATGAGACGCACAACCCGCTGACCGGCTACGGGTGCGGGAACATCTGGCGCTCCAACACCTCGAACCTCGGCGGTGTGGGCAAGTACGCGGTGTTCATCTCGTCGACGTCGAAGTGCTCGAGCAACCCCAACAAGGTCTACGCGTCGAACACCGTCGCGAACGCCGTCACGGGGCTCACGAACGTCACGGTGACACCGTGATGGGTGAGCCTCGTGCGTCAACCCCCACTGAATCAATGAAGATCGGAGTCTGAATGTTGAACATGACACAGCGTGTCGTCGCGGCCGCCGCCGCGGCGGCGCTCTCAGTGACCGGAGCGGTCGTGGTCGGCAGTGCCGCGCACGCGAGCGCCCAGGAAACAGTCCCGGCGACGGCGTTCGGCCAGGCCGGCCCGCTCAGCGCGACCGAGGTCGGTCCGCTCGCCGAGACCCTCATCTCGCAGGGACGTCCCACCACGGCCTCCTCGGTCGAGACCTCCTCCTTCCCGGCGAGCAACGCCGTCGACGGATCGACCACCACGCGATGGGCGAGCGTCGAGTACGTCGACCCGCAGTGGATCACGGTCGATCTCGGCGAGGGTGCGACGGTCTCGCGCGTGCTCCTGAATTGGGAGGCCGCCTACGCCAGCAAGTACAAGGTGCAGATCTCGGTCGACGGCACGACCTGGACCACGCTCAAGGATGAGACGGCCGGCAACGGCGGCACCGACGACATCACGGGCCTCAACGGCACAGGCCGCTACCTGCGGGTCCACGGCACCGCGCGCGGTACGGCCTACGGCTACTCCCTGTACGAACTGCAGGTCTTCGGCAGCACCGGCGGCGGCACTCCCACCCCGACGCCCACCCCGACCCCGACCGTTCCCGCCGGGCAGACCCTCGTCACCTCGATCTCGCAGCTGCAGAGCGCGATCAACAGCTCCGACCCCGGTGACACGATCGTGCTGAAGAACGGCAGCTACAGCGTCTCCTCCGCGGTGAGCCTCGGATCCAGCGCCTCCGGAAGCTCGTCCGCGCCGGTGACCATCAAAGCCGAGACCGTCGGCGGCGTGACGCTGACCGGCGCGTCGAGCTTCAGCTTCTCGAGCGTGCAGTACGTCAGCATCCAGGGCTTCAAGTTCACACAGTCGACGACGATCGACGTGGGCTCGAGCAGCAAGGCGGTGGACTTCGTCCGCAACGAGTTCGCGTTCTCCGACGCGGCGGAGCACAACCTGATCGTCCGCTCGGACGACTCGGAGATCGCGTACAACTGGTTCCACGGCAAGGACTCGCTCGGCGTCTACCTCGGCATCGAGGGCCCCGGCAGCGACACCGTCGCCAAGAACTCCCACATCCACCACAACTACTTCTCCGACCACAACTTCACCGGCACCAACGGCGGCGAGTCGATCCGGCTCGGCACCAGCCCGAAGGCGCTCTCCAGCGGCGGCGCGATCGTGGAGTACAACCTGTTCGAGAACGCCAATGGAGACCCGGAGACGATTTCGGTCAAGTCGAGCGGGCACACCATCCGGTACAACACGATCCGCGACAGCGTCGGCGGCATCGTGCTGCGCCACGGCAACGACAACAAGGTGCTGTCGAACTACATCCTGAACGGTGACAACGGCATCCGCATCTACGGCAACGACCACGTCATCATGAACAACTACGTGAGTGGCATCAGCAACGACGACGGTGCGATCGTCGTCGGCTCGGGCACGGTGCGCGACCACTTCGTGGGCGAGAGCGCCGATTCGCGGAAGAAGTACGATGCCCCCGACCGTGTTCGTATCGGCCTGAACACCGTGGCGAACAACGTCAACGGCCTCGCCGGCGAGACGCACCGCACGGTCAAGCCGCTCAACGTCACCATCGTGGACAACATCTTCCAGGGCGCCACCGGCAACCTCGCAGATGTGCCGCTCATGCAGGACTTCTACTGGCGCGGCAACATCCTGTGGGGCTCGGCCGCCAAT from Microbacterium sp. LWO13-1.2 includes the following:
- a CDS encoding chondroitinase-B domain-containing protein; amino-acid sequence: MTQRVVAAAAAAALSVTGAVVVGSAAHASAQETVPATAFGQAGPLSATEVGPLAETLISQGRPTTASSVETSSFPASNAVDGSTTTRWASVEYVDPQWITVDLGEGATVSRVLLNWEAAYASKYKVQISVDGTTWTTLKDETAGNGGTDDITGLNGTGRYLRVHGTARGTAYGYSLYELQVFGSTGGGTPTPTPTPTPTVPAGQTLVTSISQLQSAINSSDPGDTIVLKNGSYSVSSAVSLGSSASGSSSAPVTIKAETVGGVTLTGASSFSFSSVQYVSIQGFKFTQSTTIDVGSSSKAVDFVRNEFAFSDAAEHNLIVRSDDSEIAYNWFHGKDSLGVYLGIEGPGSDTVAKNSHIHHNYFSDHNFTGTNGGESIRLGTSPKALSSGGAIVEYNLFENANGDPETISVKSSGHTIRYNTIRDSVGGIVLRHGNDNKVLSNYILNGDNGIRIYGNDHVIMNNYVSGISNDDGAIVVGSGTVRDHFVGESADSRKKYDAPDRVRIGLNTVANNVNGLAGETHRTVKPLNVTIVDNIFQGATGNLADVPLMQDFYWRGNILWGSAANGNIPTVGYTRVNPQLAQDSAGVWKIGSSSPAVNAAFMTNHGTWATDDIEGRQRSGTYDVGAHEVTSNAATRAPLTTSNVGPTAP
- a CDS encoding discoidin domain-containing protein translates to MSHAHPSVRRSIAALAAVIVAIPLGLAVQSATAPASAAEPGITEGLDLSAGNRRAPITGLYDWSKAGYRGGAELPNTAALAPRAACDITAAEMTSTHGVTAGDGVDDTAGIQAAIDAIRTGCSPTAGFDNLSRITLPAGQLDVTGELHVDADYLVIRGAGSDAATGTTLVYRPDAATRYDTITPDGSEWDKDAMTSGQGTGGWLWPGRGLFRVQSRGVHTAYASDYAAAPANRKDLFEGTVNVHWKVGVALRAKNGDAGYSARAGDTVVHLATTGSMTTLGVGALVNIRAANSIKFYEEQEAVQATHPLQNLHMRQQIFRIVASDSTARTITLDKPLEYDVPVNSTSDGSAGIGGKVYASKASPIVDPVVGVGIESLAFTQVIEGADAADAKNNYGNLAPDQAMHGIVFKWAADSWVRGIRAEMTGSHPIVTEEAKNLQIVDNKLDGSWNKGKGGNGYFRGSRVWDSLYADNISRNLRHFTFQWAASGNVVIGNDFDSDLNLHGGWERNNLFELNKVTVPYAHRSGNCSSNCGEEGGGGPDDSNWFPIWWGAGQKAVKWSGSSGPMNVFFNNDMSKQLGDDAAAYTPYLPDRHRILQFGWNGTGWHHLDQGGTPITDWASRETLDYGDGHGVHDELTDAGDSLFLKSVTGGGGGTPTATPTPTPTTTPTPTPTPTPTPTPTPTPTPTPTPTPTSNPTETLISQGKPVTASSVETSEFPASHAVDGSMTTRWASTEGVDPQWITVDLGTGAKVSKVVLKWEAAYASKYRVEMSTDGSTWTPLKTETAGNGGTDEFTGLAGTGRYLRVFGTARGTTYGYSLWELQVYGTAGTPGGPVDPGPGSGDIVDVDTAAELSAALTAAEPGQTIRLAAGTYRGSFIATDSGTAAKPITLTGPRSAIIINNGTSGTLSGCPQPTSGWNSGYGLWLFGASYWNVKGVTVAESKKGIVLDTATHVSIDGVLVRDIEEEGVHFRRSSADGTIRNSEITRVGLVKPGYGEGVYLGSANSNFDCYGDSSGRDRSDRVQVLDNTFGPGIAAEHIDIKEGTEGGVIRGNKFDGKGISGENSADSWIDVKGNGYLIENNTGTFSSPGTFVNGYETHNPLTGYGCGNIWRSNTSNLGGVGKYAVFISSTSKCSSNPNKVYASNTVANAVTGLTNVTVTP